The following proteins are encoded in a genomic region of Ferrimicrobium sp.:
- a CDS encoding VIT1/CCC1 transporter family protein, translated as MMEAHHSGHRDITGGGARAAVFGVSDGLLSNVALILGVAGAHPAPKAVVIAGLAGLVAGAFSMGVGEYISMGAQRELFQHELNVEATEIRDRPDAETRELEELYISRGVPKELASQVSRYLMRDPDTALEVHAQEELGIAPGSVGSPIQAALASFVSFAIGAVIPLIPWFITIGTAAVIGSAVLAGIATLIVGGGLAAMTGRSVTKGALRQFLLSAVAALVTYGVGHILGTTIH; from the coding sequence ATGATGGAAGCTCACCATAGTGGCCATCGCGACATCACCGGAGGCGGAGCGCGGGCAGCCGTTTTCGGTGTCTCTGATGGACTTCTCTCCAACGTTGCGCTCATTTTGGGGGTAGCGGGCGCTCATCCCGCTCCAAAGGCCGTGGTGATTGCGGGACTTGCAGGATTGGTGGCTGGCGCCTTCTCCATGGGGGTTGGTGAGTACATCTCAATGGGCGCGCAACGCGAATTGTTTCAGCACGAACTCAACGTAGAGGCGACCGAGATTCGCGACCGTCCGGATGCCGAGACACGCGAACTCGAGGAACTCTACATCTCCCGAGGAGTCCCCAAGGAGCTCGCATCCCAGGTCTCGCGCTATCTGATGCGCGACCCGGACACCGCGCTTGAGGTACACGCGCAAGAAGAACTCGGGATTGCTCCAGGATCTGTCGGCTCACCCATCCAGGCCGCACTGGCGTCCTTTGTCTCTTTTGCCATCGGTGCGGTCATCCCACTGATCCCCTGGTTTATCACCATCGGAACGGCTGCAGTGATCGGTTCAGCCGTCTTGGCAGGTATTGCTACACTGATCGTTGGTGGTGGGCTCGCGGCCATGACAGGAAGAAGTGTCACCAAGGGCGCTCTCCGTCAGTTCCTCCTGAGCGCGGTTGCCGCCTTGGTGACCTATGGCGTCGGCCATATTCTTGGAACTACCATCCACTAA